From Caldilineales bacterium, a single genomic window includes:
- a CDS encoding OsmC family protein — protein MSTQTHIREAVQGVLAYYAEHPNETIGADKAAVAVIEEGLRTRATGPDGQTLLCDMPKALGGGAAFPSPGWTMRAALASCEAVMIALRAAQLGVELSTLEVRVGSTSDDRGMMGMDDAVPAGPLNMQISIRIGGDGVSAETLHEIVAWALKHSPVGEPLTRVMPVECAVEIV, from the coding sequence ATGTCAACCCAAACACACATCCGCGAAGCTGTACAAGGCGTGCTTGCCTATTACGCCGAGCACCCGAACGAGACCATCGGCGCCGACAAGGCGGCCGTGGCCGTGATCGAAGAGGGGCTGCGCACCCGCGCGACCGGCCCCGACGGCCAGACCCTGCTTTGCGACATGCCCAAAGCCCTGGGCGGCGGCGCCGCTTTCCCCTCGCCCGGCTGGACGATGCGCGCCGCCCTGGCCAGTTGCGAGGCGGTGATGATCGCCCTGCGCGCGGCCCAGCTCGGCGTCGAACTCTCCACGCTGGAGGTGCGCGTGGGCAGCACCTCGGACGACCGCGGCATGATGGGCATGGATGACGCCGTGCCGGCCGGCCCGCTGAACATGCAGATCAGCATCCGCATCGGCGGCGATGGCGTCTCCGCCGAGACGCTGCACGAGATCGTGGCCTGGGCGCTGAAGCATTCGCCCGTGGGCGAGCCGTTGACGCGGGTGATGCCGGTCGAGTGTGCGGTGGAGATCGTCTGA